In a genomic window of Magnolia sinica isolate HGM2019 chromosome 16, MsV1, whole genome shotgun sequence:
- the LOC131229883 gene encoding casein kinase II subunit alpha-2 isoform X2: protein MTVMMIARINQLHISNHLPPSLSDQDDYEVVRKVGRGKYSEVFEGINMSNSERCIIKILKPVKKKKIKREIKILQNLCGGPNVVKLLDIVRDQHSKTPSLIFEYVNSTDFKVLYPTLTDYDIRYYIYELLKALDYCHSQGIMHRDVKPHNVMIDHELRKLRLIDWGLAEFYHPGKEYNVRVASRYFKGPELLVDLQDYDYSLDLWSLGCMFAGMIFRKEPFFYGHDNHDQLVKIAKVLGTDELNAYLNKYRLELDPQLDALVGRHSRKPWSKFINADNQHLVSPEAIDFLDKLLRYDHQERLTAREAMAHPYFFQVRAAENSRMRTQ, encoded by the exons ATGACGGTGATGATGATTGCCAGAataaatcag CTTCATATTTCCAACCACTTGCCTCCTTCACTCAGTGATCAGGATGATTATGAAGTCGTTCGCAAAGTTGGTAGGGGAAAATACAGTGAGGTCTTTGAAGGCATAAACATGTCAAATTCCGAGCGGTGCATCATCAAGATCCTCAAGCcagtgaagaaaaagaag ATAAAACGGGAGATAAAAATTCTTCAGAACCTTTGTGGAGGCCCAAATGTTGTGAAGCTGCTTGATATTGTCAGAGATCAGCACTCAAAAACCCCTAGCCTGATTTTTGAATATGTGAACAGCACAGATTTCAAAGTTTTGTACCCGACACTGACAGATTATGACATACGCTACTACATTTATGAGCTTCTCAAG GCACTGGATTACTGCCATTCACAAGGAATTATGCATCGAGATGTCAAACCTCACAATGTTATGATAGATCATGAGCTGCGAAAACTTCGCTTGATTGACTGGGGACTTGCTGAATTCTACCATCCAGGCAAGGAATACAACGTTCGTGTAGCTTCAAG ATATTTTAAGGGGCCTGAACTCCTGGTTGATTTGCAAGATTATGACTATTCTTTGGACTTATGGAGCCTTGGTTGCATGTTTGCGGGAATG ATATTCCGCAAGGAGCCTTTCTTTTATGGCCATGATAATCACGACCAGCTTGTTAAAATTGCAAAG GTGCTTGGGACAGATGAATTGAATGCTTATCTAAACAAATACCGCTTAGAACTTGATCCTCAACTCGATGCTCTTGTTGGGAG GCACAGCAGGAAGCCCTGGTCCAAATTTATTAATGCAGATAATCAGCATCTAGTATCTCCAGAG GCCATTGATTTCCTCGATAAACTTCTTCGGTATGATCATCAAGAAAGGCTTACAGCACGAGAAGCAATG GCGCACCCGTATTTCTTTCAAGTAAGGGCTGCAGAGAATAGCCGGATGCGTACGCAGTAG
- the LOC131229883 gene encoding casein kinase II subunit alpha-2 isoform X3, translated as MGLHISNHLPPSLSDQDDYEVVRKVGRGKYSEVFEGINMSNSERCIIKILKPVKKKKIKREIKILQNLCGGPNVVKLLDIVRDQHSKTPSLIFEYVNSTDFKVLYPTLTDYDIRYYIYELLKALDYCHSQGIMHRDVKPHNVMIDHELRKLRLIDWGLAEFYHPGKEYNVRVASRYFKGPELLVDLQDYDYSLDLWSLGCMFAGMIFRKEPFFYGHDNHDQLVKIAKVLGTDELNAYLNKYRLELDPQLDALVGRHSRKPWSKFINADNQHLVSPEAIDFLDKLLRYDHQERLTAREAMAHPYFFQVRAAENSRMRTQ; from the exons CTTCATATTTCCAACCACTTGCCTCCTTCACTCAGTGATCAGGATGATTATGAAGTCGTTCGCAAAGTTGGTAGGGGAAAATACAGTGAGGTCTTTGAAGGCATAAACATGTCAAATTCCGAGCGGTGCATCATCAAGATCCTCAAGCcagtgaagaaaaagaag ATAAAACGGGAGATAAAAATTCTTCAGAACCTTTGTGGAGGCCCAAATGTTGTGAAGCTGCTTGATATTGTCAGAGATCAGCACTCAAAAACCCCTAGCCTGATTTTTGAATATGTGAACAGCACAGATTTCAAAGTTTTGTACCCGACACTGACAGATTATGACATACGCTACTACATTTATGAGCTTCTCAAG GCACTGGATTACTGCCATTCACAAGGAATTATGCATCGAGATGTCAAACCTCACAATGTTATGATAGATCATGAGCTGCGAAAACTTCGCTTGATTGACTGGGGACTTGCTGAATTCTACCATCCAGGCAAGGAATACAACGTTCGTGTAGCTTCAAG ATATTTTAAGGGGCCTGAACTCCTGGTTGATTTGCAAGATTATGACTATTCTTTGGACTTATGGAGCCTTGGTTGCATGTTTGCGGGAATG ATATTCCGCAAGGAGCCTTTCTTTTATGGCCATGATAATCACGACCAGCTTGTTAAAATTGCAAAG GTGCTTGGGACAGATGAATTGAATGCTTATCTAAACAAATACCGCTTAGAACTTGATCCTCAACTCGATGCTCTTGTTGGGAG GCACAGCAGGAAGCCCTGGTCCAAATTTATTAATGCAGATAATCAGCATCTAGTATCTCCAGAG GCCATTGATTTCCTCGATAAACTTCTTCGGTATGATCATCAAGAAAGGCTTACAGCACGAGAAGCAATG GCGCACCCGTATTTCTTTCAAGTAAGGGCTGCAGAGAATAGCCGGATGCGTACGCAGTAG